caacacctgaggagtGTGCTTTAGACTTTAAggaaaaagaagttatatgcaaagttctcgaaatgtgagttatgttggattccgtggcattcttaggccatgtggtattgaatgagggtatttaggtggatccgaagaaagtggaagcagtgtagagtttgcccagaccatccttagctacAGATATCCACAGTTTTCTTGTCTTGGCAggttactaccatcgttttgttgaggggttttcatcgattgcagacCTTacgaccaggttgacctagaagggtgctccattccagtggacggaaaagtgtgaggcgagctttcagaagcttaaaacagctttgactatagcccagttttgatattgcctacaagtttggggtcttatactgtctattatgatgcctcaaggattggccttggagcggtattgatgcatgatggtagggtgattgcttacacatccagacagttgaagatacatgagaagaattatcctgtccatgatctagatttagctgctattgttcacgccttgaagatctggcatcattatttatacggtgttccttatgagatttatactgatcatcggaggttgcagcacctgttcaagcaaaaggatcttaatttgcaccagagaaggtggttagagttgctgaaggactatgatatcactattttgtatcacccgggaaaggccaatgtggtggccgatgccttgagttgtCGGGCAGAGATTTtgaggagtttggcttatttaccagcagcggagaggcctatggcgatggctgttcaagccttagccagccagtttgtgagattggatctttcggagccaaGTTGGGTTCTAGCCTgcatggtttctcagtcttccttaattgattgtatcagggagcgtcagttgGATAACCCCCATTTGCTTTtccttaaggacagggttcagcaCAGTGatactagagatgtgactattggagatgatagggtattgaggatgcagggtcggatttgtgtacccaatatggatgggcttcaggagttgattctagaggaggcccatagttcacggtattccatttatTCGGGTGCCGCAAATATGTACCAGgttttgaggcaacactattggtggaggcggatgaagaaagatatagttggatttgtagctcagtgcctcaattatcagcaggtgaagtatgagaacCAGAGACCAGGTGGGCTGCTTCAGAAGATatagattcctgagtggaaatgggagcggatcaccatggactttgtagttgggctcccacggactttgaggaagttcgatgctatttgggtgattgtggatcggcagACCAAGTTcgtgcatttcattcttgtgtctACTACCTTTCTTTGGAGCGtctggcagagatttatatccgagagattgtttgtctgtatggtattctagtttccatcatttcagatagagatactcagttcacatcacgattttgGAGGGCCATACAGcttgagttgggtactcgggcagagttgagtataacatttcaCTCTTAGAcggacggacggacagtccgagcgcactattcaaattcttgaggatatgctccgtgtgtgtgtgattgagtttggagggtcttgggatcagttcttgccattggcggagtttgactacaataacaactattagtccaacattcagatggaaccatatgaggctttatatggtaggcggtgtagatcccagtgggttagtttgagccgagtaaggctagattattgggcacagtcttggttcaggatgctttggagaaggttaagatgattcaggatagactctgtacaacccagtccaaacagaagagttacaTGGACcaaaggttcatgatgtttcctatatggttggagagcgggttttgcttcgggtttcacctatgaagggcgttataagattcgggaagaaagggaagctaagtccgaggtttattggtccttttgagatattgaagtGTGTTGggcaggttgcttatgagcttgccttacctcctagcttggcaggagttcatttagtatttcatgtttcgatgctccggaggtatcacggtgatccgtcgcacgtgttggatttcagttcaattcggttagacaaggatctatcttatgttgaggagccagtggcaatactggataggcaggttcgaaagctgaggtcaaagaacattgcatcagtaaaggtttagtggcggggtcagccggttgaGAAGGTGAcccactacttcaggtatgtctttatgctcgttcaaggacgaacaaatgtttaagtgtaggatgatgtaatgacccaaaagaatttatgccccgatcccctattaactactttccccgtgtttggttctgctattttgattcactgggatgtttgattttgagtttcggagtgttttgggacacttagtccctaaatgagagattaagctttagaatttgtaCCGTAGTCagagtagtgtgaagacggcctcagaatggaatttcatCAGTTccattagcttcgttgggtgattttgggcttaggggcatgttcggattatgttttggcggtctgtagcttatttaggcttgaattgccgaaagttgaatttttgatgttttcggttcgataatgagattttgatattggggtcgaatGGAATtcaggaagttggagtagctccgtagtgttgaatgtgacatgtctacaaaatttcaggtcattcgggcgaggtttgatagactttttgatcgaaagcgtaatttgagagttttaggagttcttaggcttgaatccaatgttaaattggtattttgatgttgttttcagcgttccgaagattggaacaagtttgaatgatgttttaggattggttgacatgtttggttgaggtcccggggccttgggtgtgtttcggatgcttaacgggtCATTTCtagaacttagaaaattgcagaaaaagttgcagcagtcagttttggtttccttcttcgcgttctcGAGTGGGTCTCATGTTTGTGAAGAGGAGATGGGTATGGTGAAGGGTTAatgcttcgcgttcacgaaggtacTCCCGCATTCGCGAGGCTGTGGGATCTTATACCTACGCGTTTGCGAAGGTAGTCCCGCATTCGCGTAGGAGGACGAGGTTGGTCATCGCATCGGCAACTTGGGGATCGTGTTCGCGAAAGAGGAGAGATGGACCAAGAGAAGTTTTTCTTCACGAACGTGAGGTTCgttccgcgttcacgaagaaggaaatagctgggcagaatataaatttcaaagtcgagggtttagccatttttgtgaaatcTTGatcttgggagctcggatttgagcgaggtttcaagggattttcagagatatcgattggtaatgattcttaactcctttttgcttataacccattaatctaaacatgaattcatcatttaatttcagaatTAGGATGAAAATTGAGGGagagttcttagacctaaatttcgagttttgattgggggttatacattggatttggataattttggtatggttagactcgtgagagtgtgagaattctgaAAACGTAAATTTTGTCCGATTCAATGACGTGGGatcaaggggcattttggtcattttacctaattttgcgtattagcttagaatatatttgtggaatcagttacttgaagttatatttacattatgcaattgaattgaatagatttaagccatttagagtcgagtactcgtggcaagaacgtggtttcgggttgattttgagctggttcgaggtaagtggcttgcctaaccttatgtgggggaactccccttaggatttggtattgttgatatttgagatgccttgtacgtgaggtgacgagtgcgtacttgtgctaattgttgaaaatcatgttttcactaagtaactttaattgtattttcccttcctatttattctacttgcaatcaagcctactgttagcttagagaatcatgtttaattgccttaattgtttttatttgctcaaactgccttatttggactatgtgaagcatgttaggttagaaatacctattttaccttggtgggaaatttaatttgattgagtattcttcgtgttgttgctgcgtgtttactttgggactacgggacggtatcccgagagatTCCCCTGCACACACATATAtagacggtatcttgggagatcccatgCACATATGTATATTGATTTGGATtgtagtgcgggataccaagagatccccagcacatattgaggatactaagagatccttgggataccgagcgatccctagcatacatattgaggatactaagagatcctcgggatactgagagatccccagcacacatattgaggatactaagagatcctcaggatactgagagatcccagatgttatctctgtgttgagttgtactcctttccgtgattattttgtctctgttatagttgatgttgttctttctattttatgttatttcttacttCGCACTTAATTTTTACTTCCTTATTCTatactgtcataccttatatttcatttaatctctatAGGgacctgactttcctcgtcactacccgaccaaggttaggcttggcacttactgagtaccgatgtggtgtactcatgccctttctgcgcatgtttttcatgtgcagatccaggtacttccactcagtaaTATCACACTTGAGGCGAGGCACTTTCGTAAAGACTTAGAGGTATATCTGTCATGTTCGCaaaccgaagagtccctttcaattcttagtactagcatagcccttatgtattttccttgttgatagatattcttgagttagagctttttatgtaaactttaagcttgtgattcatggggttccaaattttgggagtgttaggttgagattcttgtactgttatatACCAGGCGGCAActtaaacactatttcattttgCTAGCTCGGTTTTTAATTATTGTTTTCCGAAATTATTTCTTTTcccatttgttaggcttacctagtcgtagagactaggtgccatcacgatagttcacggagggcaaactggggtcgtgacaagttggtatcagagccaggttcataagagtcatgaatcacaagccgattttctagagtcttgcggatcggtacggagatgtatgtacttatctacgagaggctatgaaACTGTTAGAAAaatccacttcatttgatttccttgtcgtgcaagattttgatatcacaattctaaacttctatcttatattctctcacagatggtaaggacacgtgctaccagagatgatcatgcacccgtgccccctactggagccgtcagaggccggggccggggtagaggccgaggacacgctcgtggtgcagccagagcacctgcgtgagctgccaccgaggtaccactagcagttccagctggagtccaggcacctgatacgcctactactactactaccactccAGCTCTTTATGGGACTCTTgcacaattcatgagcatgtacaccactttggctcaggcatgATTGCTTCCCCTTGTGCTGGcatatctcaggccgggggagaagcacagactcccgctgcccgcactcatgagcagcgagtgcatgttgataaggtcccagagattattcctgtaccgaaTCAGCCCGAGAATAGGGTAGCGGCTTTAGAGGATGAGCAgcagaggcttgagaggttcaagaagtatgagcCTCCTATATTTAGTGGGTTAGCATCAGACaatgccttgggatttctagatgagtgtcactgtatcctccgcactattTTATCAGGATCGActagggtttctttcactaccttccagcttcgaggaaccgcctatgagtggtggtgtacctgtgagttagatagtccggataaggcagcttcactgacttggactcggttttcagatatgttcctgaaagagtttgttcctcagagcctcagggacgcatggcgcgcgtAGAGTTTTAGCATTTGCGCCAAGGTACTATGGATGTCTCAaagtatgttgtctgttacactagcttggctagacatgctccagccttggtttctactgttcgcgagagggttcgctagttcattgaggggcttattcccaacatcaagtctagcatggctcgtgagttggaactggatatttcttatcagcagttggtgagaattgctaggaggatagagggtatgAATACTAGAGAGAAagaggagaggaaggccaagaggtctcgagagtcgggccattattctggtgcccatgcGCCAGCTGCAttttgtcatggtaggggttatatgagttgccctgttcattcagctcttctagtagccagtggtatttcagctcctcctaggcctcaggagccttattatgcactgccagtatctagtgcgcctcttATGCGGGGTACTTTTAGAGGACattccagcagacctggcccgagctagtcacagCCGCCACATTCTCCCagatcttgttttgagtgtggtgacacacgccatgtggtgtGGGATTGCCCTatacttgggaggagtgcacctctatAGACTTCTCAGCTACAacgtgccccacagagttctcaagctatggttacagctccaggtgctaccccacctactcagctagctagaggtggaggtcggggaggtagaggtaaccctagagggggaggacaGGCcaaatattatgcccttcctgcctgtaccgaggctatcgcctctgattctgtcatcacatatATTGTCTTGGTTTGTTatagagatgcatcgattttattcgatccaggctccacctattcttatgtgtcttcttattttgctccgcatttggttATATCTGGGGATTCTTTGAGTtatcctgtttatgtttctactcctctGGGAGATTTCCTTGTTGTGgatcgcatttatcggtcgtgtgtggttgcACTTAGTGGTTTTGAAaaaaatagctaatttgttattgctcagcatggtagattttgatgttatcttgggcatggactggttatctcccCATTacgctattcttgattgtcatccCAAAACCATGATgatggctatgccaggtataccgtgagtggagtggaggggtaccttagatcatacttccagtaaagttatttcattccttaaggctcagcgtatggttgagaaggggtgtgacgtgtatctagcttattgagagatgttagtattgatacccctacagttgattcagtcccaatagtataggattttcttgatgtgtttccaactgaccTTCCTGGCATGttgcccgatagagatattgattttggcattgatttgttgctgggcactcagcccatttctattccttcgtatcgtatggcccctcctgagttgaaggagttgaaggatcagttacaggaattgcttgataatggttttattcggcccagtgtatcaccttggggtgctcctgtcttgtttgtgaagaagaaggatagttctacgcgtatgtgcattgattatcgccagttgaacaaagttatagtgaagaaaCATTATCCTTTgccccgtattgatgatttgtttgaccatctTCAAGGTGcgcgagtgttttctaagattgacttgcgctcaggtaaccatcagttgaagattcggaagCCAAATATCCCGAAAATTGCTTTTAGGACTCCGTATGGTCATTACAAATTccttattatgtcatttgggctgaccaatgccccaacaacctttatgcatttgatgcaaagtgtgttccggccatatcttgactctttcgtcattgtttttattgatgatattctggtgtattcccggagtcgggaagatcatgatcagcacctgaggactatgcttcagactttggggggaaaagaagttatatgcaaaattctcgaaatgtgagttttggttggattccgtggcattcttaggccatgtggtatcgagtgagggtattcaggtggattcgaagaaagtggaagcagtgcagagttgacccagaccattcttagctatagagatccgcaacTTTCTTGGCTTGGTGAGTTACTACCGTcgtttgttgaggggttttcatcgattgcagcccctatgaccaggctgacccagaagggtgctccattccagtggacggaaaagtgtgaggcgagctttcagaagctcaagatagctttgactacaacccaattttgatattgcctacaggtttggggtcttatactgtctattgtgatgtctCGAGGATTGTCCTTGGAGCAGTATTGATGCAcaacggtagggtgattgcttacgcgtccagacagttgaagatacatgagaaaaattatcctgtccatgatctagagttagctgctattgttcacgccttaaagatctggcgtcattttttgtacggtgttccttgtgagatttatactgatcatcggagcttacAACACAtattcaagcaaaatgatcttaatttgcgccggaggaggtggttagagttgttgaaggactatgatatcactattttgtatcacccgggcaaggccaatgtggtggccgatgccttgagttaTTGGGCAGAGATTTTGGGGAGTTTGGATTTTTTACAAGTAACGGAGAGGCCTATgttgatggatgttcaggccttagccagccagtttgtgagattggatctttcggagcctagtcgggttctagcctgcgtggtttcttggtcttccttaattgatcgtatcagggagcgttagttggatgacccccatttgcttttccttaaggataaggttcagcacggtgatgccagagatgtgactattggagatgatggggtattaaggatgtagggtcggatttgtgtacccaatatggatgggcttcaggagttgattctagaggaggcccatagttcacggtattccatttatTCGGGTGCCGCAAATATGTACCAGgttttgaggcaacactattggtggaggcggatgaagaaagatatagttggatttgtagctcagtgcctcaattatcagcaggtgaagtatgagaacCAGAGACCAGGTGGGCTGCTTCAGTAGATatagattcctgagtggaaatgagagcggatcaccatggactttgtagttgggctcccacggactttgagaaagttcgatgctatttgggtgattgtggattgactAACCAAGtccgtgcatttcattcctgtgtgtactacctattcttcggagcgtctggtggagatttatatccgggagattgttcctctgcatggtattccaatttccatcatttcaaatagaggtactcagttcacatcacggttctggagggctatacagcatgagttgggtactcaggtggagttgagtatagcatttcaccctcagacggacggacagtccgagcttactattcagattcttgagaatATGCTtcatgcgtgtgtgattgagtttggagggtcttgggatcagttcttgccattggaaaagtttgcctacaacaacagctatcagtctaaaattcagatggcaccatatgaggctttatatgttaggcagtgtagatcctctgttggttggtttaagccgggtgaggctagattattgggcacagtcttggttcaggatgctctggagaaggttaaagtgattcaggatagactccgtacaacccagtccagatagaagagttacgtggactgaaaggtttgtgatgtttcctatatggttggagagcaagTTCTGCTTCGgatttcgcccatgaagggcgatATGAGATTCGGCAAGAAAGGGAagctgagtccgaggtttattggtccttttgagatattgtggagtgttggggaggttgcttatgagcttgccttacctctcagcttggcaggagttcatccagtattccatgtttcgatgctccagaagtatcatggtgatccgtcgcacgtgttggatttcaattcAGTTTAGTTTGACaaagatctatcttatgttgaggagccagtgacaatattggataggcaggttcgaaagctga
This genomic stretch from Nicotiana sylvestris chromosome 9, ASM39365v2, whole genome shotgun sequence harbors:
- the LOC138877844 gene encoding uncharacterized protein, translated to MAVQALASQFVRLDLSEPSWVLACMVSQSSLIDCIRERQLDNPHLLFLKDRVQHSDTRDVTIGDDRVLRMQGRICVPNMDGLQELILEEAHSSRYSIYSGAANMYQVLRQHYWWRRMKKDIVGFVAQCLNYQQVKYENQRPGGLLQKI